One Staphylococcus ratti DNA segment encodes these proteins:
- a CDS encoding PolC-type DNA polymerase III, with product MALQNHEKFKILLQQLNIKAHLDQTIVEEGELTRVDVSEKKRTWTFHIVLPYFLKHEDYLVFMHAMTEAFKDIATVDAHFQIKDTAGQDEHLLKYFSGCIDKTKLSPKVKGQLKQKKMIMSGSVVKVLVQNDVERNHFDKACNGNLLSALKQCGFNVSKVVFETDEHGHDDDLASLEAHIQQEDEQSAREATTKIEKMKEARAKQEESGVTVDKCKIGKPIQVENVRPIETIIEEEFKVAVEGVIFDMNIKELKSGRHIVELKVTDYTDSLVLKMFTRKNKDDLEHFKALSEGKWIRAQGRIEEDMFIRDLVMMMSDIEEIKRSPKQDKAEEKRVEFHLHTSMSQMDGVSHIGAYVAQAAKWGHEAIAVTDHNVVQAFPDAHSAAEKHGIKMIYGMEGMLVDDGVPIAYKPTDIVLKDATYVVFDVETTGLSNQYDKIIELAAVKVKNGEIIDKFERFSNPHEKLTETIKNLTHITDDMLKDAPEIEQVLTEFKEWVGDAIFVAHNASFDMGFIDTGYERLGFGPSTNGVIDTLELSRTINTSYGKHSLNFLAKKYGVELTQHHRAIYDTEATAYIFIKMLAQLKEKDVHNHKDINTCLSNEDAYKRARPQHITLIVQNQTGLKNLFKIVSASLVTYYYRTPRIPRSLLDEHREGLLVGTACDEGEVFTAVMQRDQSEVERIAKYYDYIEIQPPALYQDLLDRELIRDHETLEEIYERILKVGETNQIPVIATGNVHYLHEHDGIARQILIASQPGNPLNRSTLPKAHFRTTDEMLEDFHFLGEARAKEIVVDNTRALAERIEKVVPIKDKLFTPNMDGANEEIRELSYNNAKALYGEDLPQIVIDRLEKELESIIGNGFAVIYLISQRLVKKSLDDGYLVGSRGSVGSSFVATMTEITEVNPLPPHYICPKCKKSEFFNDGSVGSGFDLPDKTCECGTELIKEGQDIPFETFLGFKGDKVPDIDLNFSGEYQPHAHNYTKVLFGEDKVFRAGTIGTVAEKTAFGFVKGYLNDQGIHKRGAEVDRLVKGCTGVKRTTGQHPGGIIVVPDYMDIYDFTPIQYPADDQSASWMTTHFDFHSIHDNVLKLDILGHDDPTMIRMLQDLSGIDPKTIPVDDKETMGIFSSPETLGVTEEEILAKTGTYGVPEFGTGFVRQMLEDTKPTTFSELVQISGLSHGTDVWLGNAQELVRSGTCTLSSCIGCRDDIMVYLMYAGLEPSLAFKIMEAVRKGKGLTEEWEQAMTDNGVPEWYLDSCKKIKYMFPKAHAAAYVLMAVRIAYFKVHYPLYYYASYFTVRASDFDLLTMVKDKDSIRATVKEMYAKYMDLGKKEKDVLTVLEIANEMAHRGYRMQPVHLEKSKAYEFIIEGDTLIPPFVAVPGLGDNVAKRIVEAREEGPFLSKEDLNKKAGVSQKVIEYLDELGSLPNMPDKAQLSIFDM from the coding sequence GTGGCATTACAGAATCATGAAAAATTTAAAATTCTCCTTCAACAACTCAATATCAAAGCACATTTGGATCAAACTATTGTCGAAGAAGGTGAATTGACACGTGTAGATGTTTCAGAGAAAAAACGTACTTGGACTTTTCATATTGTCTTACCTTATTTTTTAAAACATGAAGATTATTTGGTTTTCATGCATGCCATGACGGAAGCATTTAAAGATATTGCGACAGTGGATGCGCATTTTCAAATCAAAGACACTGCTGGGCAAGATGAACATCTTCTAAAATATTTTTCAGGTTGTATCGATAAAACGAAACTGTCACCAAAAGTTAAAGGACAACTGAAACAAAAGAAAATGATAATGTCTGGCTCTGTTGTGAAAGTGCTTGTTCAAAATGATGTTGAGCGCAATCACTTTGATAAAGCATGTAATGGAAACTTATTGTCTGCATTAAAGCAATGTGGATTTAATGTGAGTAAAGTAGTATTTGAGACAGACGAACATGGGCATGACGATGATTTGGCATCGCTTGAAGCACATATCCAACAAGAGGATGAACAAAGTGCGCGTGAAGCTACAACAAAAATCGAAAAGATGAAAGAAGCACGTGCCAAACAAGAAGAATCTGGTGTAACAGTAGATAAATGTAAGATTGGTAAACCAATACAAGTCGAAAATGTACGGCCTATTGAGACGATTATTGAAGAAGAGTTTAAAGTTGCTGTTGAAGGCGTCATTTTTGATATGAATATTAAAGAACTAAAAAGTGGTCGACACATTGTTGAATTAAAAGTAACAGATTATACTGATTCACTCGTATTAAAAATGTTTACACGCAAAAATAAAGATGATTTAGAGCATTTTAAAGCATTATCAGAAGGTAAATGGATTCGTGCCCAAGGCCGTATTGAAGAGGATATGTTTATACGAGACCTTGTAATGATGATGTCTGATATTGAAGAAATTAAACGTTCACCAAAACAAGACAAAGCTGAAGAAAAGCGTGTAGAGTTCCACTTACATACGTCAATGAGTCAAATGGACGGTGTATCCCATATCGGAGCGTACGTCGCTCAAGCTGCGAAATGGGGTCATGAAGCGATTGCAGTGACAGATCATAATGTTGTACAGGCTTTTCCAGATGCACATAGTGCGGCAGAAAAACACGGTATAAAAATGATATACGGTATGGAGGGCATGCTCGTTGATGACGGTGTTCCCATCGCTTATAAACCGACAGATATCGTCTTAAAAGATGCAACATATGTCGTATTTGACGTTGAAACTACAGGTCTTTCAAATCAGTATGATAAAATCATTGAGTTAGCGGCAGTGAAAGTCAAAAATGGTGAAATCATCGATAAATTTGAACGGTTTAGTAATCCACACGAAAAATTAACAGAAACAATTAAAAATTTAACGCATATTACGGACGACATGTTAAAAGATGCGCCGGAAATTGAGCAAGTGTTAACAGAGTTCAAAGAATGGGTAGGAGATGCGATTTTTGTAGCACATAATGCCTCATTTGATATGGGCTTTATCGACACAGGCTATGAGCGTCTTGGATTTGGTCCTTCTACGAATGGTGTAATTGATACACTAGAACTTTCAAGAACGATCAATACAAGCTACGGAAAGCATAGCTTAAACTTTCTTGCAAAAAAATACGGCGTCGAGCTGACGCAACACCATAGAGCGATTTATGATACGGAAGCGACAGCCTATATTTTCATTAAAATGCTAGCGCAATTAAAAGAAAAAGATGTGCACAATCATAAAGATATCAATACGTGTTTGTCTAATGAAGATGCTTACAAGCGTGCGCGACCGCAACATATCACTCTGATCGTACAAAACCAAACAGGACTTAAAAATTTATTTAAAATTGTTAGTGCCTCATTGGTGACTTATTATTACCGCACACCGCGAATACCGCGCTCTCTATTAGATGAGCACCGTGAAGGCTTACTTGTAGGGACAGCGTGTGACGAAGGAGAAGTATTTACTGCAGTAATGCAACGTGATCAATCTGAAGTGGAACGGATCGCAAAATATTATGACTATATCGAAATTCAACCACCAGCGCTATACCAAGACTTACTTGACCGAGAGTTGATTCGTGATCATGAAACATTAGAAGAAATCTATGAGCGGATTTTAAAAGTAGGTGAAACGAATCAAATTCCAGTTATCGCAACAGGAAATGTCCATTATCTTCATGAACATGATGGCATCGCACGCCAAATTTTAATTGCATCTCAGCCCGGTAATCCTTTAAATCGTTCTACGTTACCAAAAGCGCATTTTAGAACGACAGATGAAATGTTAGAAGATTTTCATTTCCTTGGAGAAGCGCGTGCGAAAGAAATTGTTGTTGATAATACCCGTGCATTGGCTGAACGCATCGAAAAAGTAGTGCCAATTAAAGATAAACTTTTTACTCCGAACATGGATGGTGCTAACGAAGAAATTCGTGAATTGAGTTATAACAACGCCAAAGCATTATATGGTGAAGATTTACCTCAGATTGTGATTGATCGTCTTGAAAAAGAATTAGAAAGTATTATTGGCAATGGTTTTGCCGTTATTTATTTAATTTCGCAGCGGCTAGTGAAAAAATCATTAGACGACGGTTATCTTGTAGGGTCTCGTGGTTCGGTAGGCTCAAGCTTTGTAGCTACTATGACTGAAATTACAGAGGTAAATCCTTTACCACCGCATTATATTTGTCCGAAATGTAAAAAAAGCGAATTCTTCAATGACGGTTCGGTAGGCTCTGGATTCGATTTGCCAGATAAAACATGTGAATGTGGAACTGAATTGATTAAAGAGGGCCAAGATATTCCGTTTGAAACATTCCTTGGCTTTAAAGGGGACAAAGTACCTGATATCGACTTAAACTTTAGTGGTGAATACCAACCTCACGCACATAACTACACAAAAGTACTTTTTGGAGAAGATAAGGTATTTCGTGCGGGAACGATTGGTACGGTAGCTGAAAAAACAGCCTTTGGTTTTGTTAAAGGTTACTTGAATGATCAAGGTATTCATAAAAGAGGCGCAGAAGTAGATCGTCTCGTTAAAGGATGTACAGGTGTAAAACGAACAACAGGTCAGCACCCAGGGGGTATTATTGTTGTACCGGATTATATGGATATTTATGATTTTACACCGATACAGTATCCAGCAGACGACCAAAGCGCATCGTGGATGACGACACATTTCGACTTCCATTCCATTCACGATAACGTTTTAAAGTTAGATATATTAGGACACGATGATCCGACGATGATTCGTATGCTACAAGATCTTTCTGGCATAGATCCTAAAACGATACCTGTAGATGATAAAGAGACGATGGGGATTTTTAGTTCACCTGAAACTTTAGGTGTAACAGAAGAAGAAATTTTAGCGAAAACAGGGACTTACGGTGTGCCAGAATTTGGTACGGGCTTCGTTCGACAAATGTTAGAAGATACGAAACCAACGACTTTTTCTGAACTCGTACAAATTTCTGGTCTTTCACACGGTACAGACGTATGGCTTGGCAATGCACAAGAACTTGTAAGAAGTGGCACGTGTACCCTTTCAAGTTGTATCGGTTGTCGTGACGATATTATGGTATATCTCATGTATGCAGGATTGGAACCTTCTCTTGCGTTTAAAATTATGGAAGCGGTGCGTAAAGGGAAAGGTTTAACAGAAGAATGGGAACAAGCGATGACAGATAATGGTGTCCCAGAATGGTACTTAGATTCATGTAAAAAAATCAAATACATGTTCCCTAAAGCCCATGCAGCAGCTTACGTATTAATGGCTGTACGTATTGCATACTTTAAAGTACATTACCCGCTATACTATTACGCAAGTTATTTTACTGTTCGTGCTTCTGACTTTGATTTATTGACGATGGTTAAAGATAAAGACAGTATTCGCGCTACTGTAAAAGAGATGTATGCTAAATATATGGACTTAGGTAAAAAAGAAAAAGATGTACTTACGGTGCTAGAAATCGCAAATGAAATGGCACATCGTGGTTATCGTATGCAGCCGGTACATCTTGAAAAGAGTAAGGCGTATGAATTTATCATCGAAGGAGATACGCTTATTCCGCCATTCGTAGCAGTACCTGGCTTAGGCGACAACGTAGCTAAACGTATTGTTGAAGCGCGAGAAGAAGGCCCATTTTTATCTAAAGAAGATTTAAATAAAAAAGCAGGCGTGTCTCAAAAAGTCATCGAATATTTAGATGAGTTAGGTTCCTTACCTAACATGCCTGACAAAGCGCAATTGTCTATTTTTGATATGTAA
- a CDS encoding proline--tRNA ligase gives MKQSKVFIPTLREVPAEAEAMSHQLLLKAGLIKQNAAGIYSYLPLATRVLQNISEIIREEMERVDAVEVVMPVLQQSELWKESGRWEAYGPELMRLRDRNEREFALGPTHEEVITSLVRDELRSYKQLPLTLFQIQTKFRDEKRPRFGLLRGREFIMKDAYSFHTDEASLMKTYQDMYDAYSRIFKRVGLNVRPVVADSGAIGGNHTHEFHALSAIGEDTIVYSEQSDYAANIEKAEVPYISSEEAKAPAQPLEKIETPNVKTAKALAEFLERPLDQITKSMVFKVDGEFVLVLVRGHHEINDIKLKDFFKTDQVELATDDEIINLLGAAPGSLGPITDKAIKVYADNYVQDLSNIVVGANEDGYHYINANVGRDFEVEAYGDFRFILEGEPLSDGSGVAKFAEGIEVGQVFVLGSKYSEAMNATVLNNQGREQTLTMGCYGIGVSRTLSAIIEQHHDDNGIIWPKSVTPYDVHVISVNPKKEDQKALADQLYDQFNKDYNVLYDDRQERAGVKFNDADLIGLPIRIVVGKNASEGIVEVKRRDNGEKEDVHVDHLASHIAQLYEQIQ, from the coding sequence ATGAAGCAATCAAAAGTTTTTATACCAACCCTAAGAGAAGTTCCAGCTGAAGCTGAAGCCATGAGTCATCAACTACTATTAAAAGCAGGGCTTATCAAGCAAAACGCGGCTGGTATATACAGTTATTTACCGTTAGCTACACGTGTGCTTCAAAATATCTCTGAAATCATTAGAGAAGAAATGGAACGTGTCGATGCGGTTGAAGTTGTCATGCCTGTATTACAACAATCAGAATTATGGAAAGAGTCAGGTCGTTGGGAAGCTTATGGTCCTGAATTAATGCGTTTACGTGATCGTAATGAACGTGAATTTGCTTTAGGACCTACACACGAAGAAGTGATTACGTCATTAGTAAGAGACGAGTTGCGTTCTTATAAACAATTACCTTTAACATTGTTCCAAATCCAAACTAAATTCCGTGATGAAAAACGCCCGCGCTTCGGTCTTTTACGAGGACGTGAATTTATTATGAAAGATGCTTATTCATTCCATACAGATGAAGCGTCGCTTATGAAGACGTATCAAGACATGTATGATGCTTATAGTCGCATTTTTAAACGTGTCGGTTTAAATGTACGCCCAGTTGTTGCTGATTCTGGCGCAATTGGAGGCAACCATACACATGAATTCCATGCTTTAAGCGCAATCGGAGAAGACACTATCGTTTATAGTGAGCAAAGCGATTATGCAGCGAATATCGAAAAAGCTGAAGTCCCTTATATCTCTTCTGAGGAAGCTAAAGCGCCTGCACAACCACTAGAAAAAATCGAGACGCCAAACGTTAAAACAGCAAAAGCATTGGCTGAATTTTTAGAGCGTCCACTAGATCAAATTACAAAGTCTATGGTTTTTAAAGTTGACGGTGAATTTGTATTAGTGCTTGTTCGTGGACATCATGAAATCAATGATATTAAGCTCAAAGACTTTTTCAAAACAGATCAAGTAGAATTGGCAACAGATGATGAGATCATTAACTTATTAGGCGCAGCCCCAGGTTCTTTAGGTCCTATTACTGATAAAGCAATTAAAGTTTATGCGGACAATTACGTTCAAGACTTATCCAATATTGTGGTGGGTGCAAATGAAGATGGTTACCATTATATTAATGCAAACGTGGGACGCGACTTCGAAGTAGAAGCTTACGGTGATTTCAGGTTTATTTTAGAAGGAGAACCTTTAAGTGATGGTTCAGGTGTTGCGAAGTTTGCAGAAGGTATTGAAGTAGGACAAGTGTTTGTGCTTGGTTCTAAATATTCTGAAGCGATGAATGCGACAGTTTTAAATAATCAAGGACGTGAACAAACGTTAACAATGGGTTGTTATGGCATAGGTGTATCTCGAACATTAAGTGCAATTATTGAGCAACATCATGACGATAATGGCATCATTTGGCCAAAATCTGTTACACCATATGATGTTCATGTCATTTCTGTAAACCCTAAAAAAGAAGATCAAAAAGCACTTGCAGATCAACTTTATGATCAATTTAATAAAGACTACAACGTGTTATATGATGATCGCCAAGAGCGCGCAGGCGTGAAGTTTAACGATGCAGATTTAATTGGCTTACCAATTCGAATTGTAGTAGGTAAAAATGCCAGTGAAGGTATTGTTGAAGTAAAACGACGCGATAATGGTGAAAAAGAAGATGTACATGTTGATCATTTAGCATCACATATCGCTCAATTATATGAACAAATTCAATAA